One region of Quercus lobata isolate SW786 chromosome 2, ValleyOak3.0 Primary Assembly, whole genome shotgun sequence genomic DNA includes:
- the LOC115973822 gene encoding dicer-like protein 4, whose protein sequence is MLIHSTPISSLDPIPNSVTLPSSAVPDSVPPSEVLPTTQSQPPLPVVNVHLMQTRSNHVDSSGASISSGYSISLLHEYCSKLPCDEFFYPKPEFFYFDDLGGTVCHINLPPSAPLRRVIGTPQSSLEAAKKDACLKAIEMLHKKGALNDYLLVGQDDVDVDGMGLDSSDSDSCEGEDPRGELHEMQVPAVLKEPWTNLENPVHFYSYYIEFIPHPEDRDYKKFGLFVKAALPEEAERMELKLHLARGRSVMTKFVPSGVAEFDKDEIVLAQNFQEMYLKVILDRSKFVPESVSLGKSNTCESNSLTFYLLLPVILHDSDKKITVDWKIIRRCLSSPIFRTPEDAVEKENFPLGDNLLLANGCRSISEVKDSLVYATPYKQGFFFITGIVDGKSGYSPHSETSRFRVQLKYPEQPLLQAKPLFGLRNLLHNRKPEDSVSKTESRKLEEYFTDLPPELCQLKIIGFSKDIGSSISLLPSIMHRLENFLLAIELKKTFSAAFPEGAEITCDRVLEALTTEKCQEGFSLERLEVLGDAFLKFAVGRRLFLLHDTLDEGELTRKRSNVVNNSNLCKLATRSKLQVYIRDQSFDPLKFYAFGRPCPIICNKQNEGSTHSRSSNLADRASFNEVRCSKGHHWLDKKTIADVVEALVGAFIVDSGFKAATSFLRWIGIQVDFEASQVSNVCIASTRYLPLRARMDIGALENLLGHQFLHRGLLLQAFVHPSYNQHGGGCYQRLEFLGDAVLDYLITSYLYSVYPKLKPGQLTDLRSVFVNNKAFANVAVDRSFHQFLICDSSGLTKAIKIYVDSVKNPAPEGSPHEGPKYPKALGDLVESCVGAILLDTGFNLNLVWKIMLSFLDPIMRFSSFQLSPIRELTELCQSHNWVLRTSASKKDRIFSVEVQVNGEDVCVTDSATNLNKKEAIRIASQRIFAKLKAQGYKLKSSLEEVLKSSCKMEAKLIGYDETPIDVTTPDAKLPNWK, encoded by the exons ATGCTCATTCACTCTACTCCTATTTCTTCTCTAGACCCAATTCCTAATTCCGTCACTCTTCCCTCCTCTGCTGTTCCAGATTCTGTTCCTCCTTCAGAAGTCTTACCAACTACTCAGTCTCAACCTCCACTTCCTGTTGTCAATGTGCATCTTATGCAAACCAGGTCCAACCATG TTGATTCATCTGGTGCTTCTATCAGCTCTGGATATAGCATCTCATTACTTCATGAATATTGTTCAAAACTTCCCTGTGATGA GTTTTTTTATCCCAAGCcagaattcttttattttgatgacTTAGGAGGTACTGTCTGCCACATAAATTTACCTCCCAGTGCTCCACTACGTCGTGTTATTGGCACACCACAATCTTCACTTGAAGCAGCTAAAAAAGACGCCTGTCTGAAAGCAATTGAAATGTTACATAAAAAGGGTGCCTTGAATGACTATCTCCTGGTTGGGCAAGATGATGTAGATGTAGACGGAATGGGGCTGGATTCTTCTGACTCAGATAGCTGTGAAG GTGAGGATCCACGAGGTGAACTGCATGAGATGCAAGTTCCTGCTGTGCTAAAAGAACCGTGGACTAACTTGGAGAATCCTGTCCATTTTTACTCTTACTACATAGAATTTATTCCACATCCTGAGGATAGGGACTACAAAAAATTTGGTCTATTTGTCAAAGCAGCCCTGCCTGAAGAGGCCGAGAGAATGGAACTTAAACTTCATCTGGCTCGTGGTAGATCTGTGATGACCAAGTTTGTGCCATCGGGAGTTGCAGAATTTGATAAAGATGAG ATTGTGCTGGCACAGAATTTTCAAGAAATGTACCTCAAGGTCATCCTTGACCGATCAAAATTTGTTCCTGAATCTGTTTCCTTGGGAAAGAGCAATACTTGTGAATCAAATTCATTGACCTTCTACCTGTTGCTTCCAGTAATTTTGCATGatagtgataaaaaaattaccGTAGATTGGAAGATTATTAGAAGATGTTTATCATCCCCTATTTTTAGGACCCCAGAAGATGCCgtggaaaaggaaaatttccCTTTGGGTGATAATTTGCTACTTGCCAATGGTTGCAGAAGCATAAGTGAGGTTAAGGATAGTTTAGTGTATGCCACTCCATACAAACAGGGTTTTTTCTTCATCACTGGCATAGTTGATGGAAAGAGCGGATACAGCCCTCATTCAGAAACTTCAAG GTTTCGCGTTCAACTCAAATACCCTGAACAACCACTTTTACAAGCAAAACCGCTTTTTGGCTTGCGTAACTTGCTACATAACCGAAAGCCAGAAGATTCag TGTCAAAAACAGAATCACGTAAACTGGAGGAGTACTTTACTGATTTGCCTCCCGAGCTTTGTCAGTTGAAGATAATAGGGTTTTCTAAAGATATTGGTAGTTCGATATCTTTATTACCATCAATCATGCATCGTCTGGAAAACTTTCTTTTGGCCATTGAACTGAAGAAGACATTTTCTGCTGCATTCCCAGAAGGAGCTGAAATTACTTGTGATAGA gtCCTAGAAGCACTCACCACTGAGAAGTGCCAGGAGGGCTTTTCCCTTGAAAGGCTTGAAGTACTAGGTGATGCTTTTCTCAAGTTTGCAGTTGGACGGCGCCTATTTCTTTTGCATGATACTCTTGATGAAGGAGAACTTACAAGGAAACGTTCAAATGTTGTAAACAACTCCAATTTGTGCAAACTAGCAACTAGGAGCAAGTTACAG GTATACATACGTGATCAGTCATTTGATCCCTTGAAATTCTATGCTTTCGGTCGCCCTTGCCCAATAATTTGTAACAAGCAAAATGAAGGTTCTACTCATTCCCGGTCAAGTAATCTAGCGGATCGTGCAAGTTTTAATGAAGTCAGGTGCAGTAAAGGTCACCACTGGTTAGATAAGAAAACAATTGCTGATGTGGTTGAAGCTCTTGTTGGAGCATTCATAGTTGACAGTGGCTTCAAAGCCGCAACTAGCTTTCTTCGATGGATTGGCATACAAGTGGACTTTGAAGCCTCACAAGTTTCAAATGTCTGCATTGCAAGCACTAGATACTTGCCACTTAGAGCTCGTATGGACATTGGTGCCCTTGAAAATTTGTTAGGGCATCAGTTTCTCCATAGAGGTCTGCTTCTACAGGCATTTGTACATCCTTCTTACAACCAGCATGGAGGAGGCTGCTATCAG AGATTGGAGTTTCTTGGAGATGCTGTGTTGGATTACTTAATCACATCATATCTGTATTCAGTTTATCCAAAGTTGAAGCCTGGTCAATTGACAGATTTGAGATCGGTATTTGTGAACAACAAGGCCTTTGCAAATGTTGCAGTAGATAGATCCTTCCACCAATTTCTCATCTGTGATTCCAGTGGCCTTACTAAGGCCATCAAAATTTATGTGGACTCTGTTAAAAATCCTGCACCAGAAGGAAGTCCTCATGAGGGGCCAAAATATCCTAAG GCTTTGGGTGACTTGGTAGAGTCTTGTGTGGGTGCCATTCTTCTTGATACAGGGTTTAACTTGAACCTTGTGTGGAAGATAATGCTTTCCTTTTTGGATCCAATAATGAGGTTCTCCAGTTTTCAGCTTAGTCCTATTAGAGAACTGACAGAACTTTGCCAATCTCATAATTGGGTCCTACGAACTTCAGCATCAAAGAAGGATAGAATATTTTCAGTTGAAGTACAGGTGAACGGAGAAGATGTTTGTGTAACTGATTCTGCAACCAACCTGAACAAGAAAGAAGCTATTAGAATTGCTTCACAAAGAATATTTGCAAAGTTGAAG GCTCAAGGCTACAAGCTCAAGTCATCTTTGGAGGAAGTTTTGAAGTCAAGCTGCAAGATGGAAGCCAAACTAATTGGATATGATGAAACACCTATAGATGTAACTACTCCTGATGCCAAATTACCAAACTGGAAATGA